In uncultured Bacteroides sp., one genomic interval encodes:
- a CDS encoding glycosyltransferase family 2 protein: MITDISFSIITPVYNREDCILRCLESVTRQNLINIEHLIVDDGSTDKTLELVKKYSKNHFDVTVFSFKKNKGVNAARNFAIKQCKKKYIIFLDSDDYMCENALETILKKINLYPGYMHYLFAQNDRHNYYISNPLLKCESTEIEFNDWIMEKISGDFLHVMSREMVQQFSFNEKLRIYEDLCFMQMYRYSRKQRFINLTLVNRERDRYDSVTKETALKNSNAIKFQYEYLKQMITIFEIDYRKYNVAKLNSMINRCLIFSLALSDYEFYRKESKRYKINNLIGYLICKLRLGWFLRFLIIIYSWIKHVI; this comes from the coding sequence ATGATAACTGATATAAGTTTTAGTATCATAACTCCTGTATATAATAGAGAGGATTGTATACTTCGATGCTTAGAAAGTGTGACAAGACAAAATTTAATTAATATTGAACATCTTATAGTTGATGATGGATCAACAGATAAAACGTTAGAACTGGTAAAAAAATATTCTAAGAATCATTTTGATGTTACTGTTTTTAGTTTTAAAAAAAACAAAGGAGTAAATGCAGCTAGGAATTTCGCCATTAAACAATGCAAGAAAAAATATATAATATTTCTTGATAGTGATGATTATATGTGTGAAAACGCTTTAGAAACTATTTTAAAAAAAATAAATTTATATCCTGGATATATGCATTATTTATTTGCACAAAATGATCGGCATAATTATTACATCTCTAATCCATTACTTAAATGTGAATCAACAGAAATTGAATTCAATGATTGGATAATGGAAAAAATATCAGGAGATTTTCTTCATGTGATGTCCCGTGAAATGGTTCAACAGTTTTCATTCAATGAAAAATTGAGAATTTATGAGGATTTATGTTTTATGCAAATGTATAGATATTCTAGAAAGCAACGGTTTATAAATTTAACTCTCGTTAATAGAGAAAGAGATAGATACGATTCTGTGACTAAAGAAACAGCTTTAAAAAATTCTAATGCAATAAAGTTTCAATATGAATATTTGAAACAGATGATTACTATTTTTGAAATTGATTACAGAAAATACAATGTTGCAAAATTAAATTCCATGATTAATAGATGCTTGATTTTTAGTCTTGCTTTATCCGATTACGAATTTTATAGAAAAGAATCGAAGCGCTATAAAATAAATAATTTGATAGGTTACTTAATTTGCAAATTAAGATTAGGTTGGTTTCTGAGGTTTTTGATTATAATCTATTCATGGATTAAACATGTTATCTGA
- a CDS encoding acyltransferase produces MKLIRKAALYIKECRKNDCDIFLVILRYVYYKSIYNKKIIAHQKVKIEGINNIITKANLHIGDFYIGFSMKNDPTLLNIRGKMIINGPYSIGRGCRFDIAENATLIIGNGGFINANSIISISSGLKIGNDCSISWGCQFIDSDFHIINYERKIERSNEILIGNHVWIGCNACLLKGTVIPDNCVIAANSVVSGIFKEKSVLIGGNLAKIIRRDITWKA; encoded by the coding sequence ATGAAATTAATTAGAAAAGCTGCATTATATATTAAAGAATGCAGAAAGAATGATTGTGATATCTTTTTAGTTATTTTGAGATATGTATACTATAAATCAATTTATAATAAGAAAATTATAGCTCATCAAAAAGTCAAAATTGAAGGAATAAATAATATAATAACTAAGGCAAATCTACATATTGGAGATTTTTATATTGGCTTTAGTATGAAAAATGATCCAACATTACTGAATATTCGAGGAAAAATGATAATAAATGGTCCATATAGTATTGGGCGCGGATGCCGTTTCGATATTGCTGAAAATGCAACTCTAATAATAGGTAATGGAGGATTTATCAATGCCAATAGTATAATCAGCATATCAAGTGGATTAAAAATTGGTAACGATTGTTCCATATCTTGGGGATGCCAGTTTATCGATAGTGATTTCCACATTATAAACTATGAAAGAAAAATTGAAAGATCAAACGAAATTCTCATTGGTAATCATGTTTGGATTGGTTGCAATGCTTGTCTTTTAAAAGGAACTGTCATTCCTGATAACTGCGTTATCGCTGCAAACTCAGTAGTATCTGGCATTTTTAAAGAAAAATCTGTTCTAATCGGTGGTAATCTAGCTAAGATTATTAGACGAGATATAACATGGAAAGCCTAA